Part of the Quercus robur chromosome 5, dhQueRobu3.1, whole genome shotgun sequence genome, AAGGGGTGGCTGTCCTTAGTGGGGATAATACTCGGGTTAGGCAATTGAAGAAGGATATTGAAGTGTTGAGGGATAGGGAGGCAACTATGTGGGCCCAAAGGTCGAGGTTACTATGGGCAAGGCAAGGggataaaaataagaaaaacttcCATAGTTGTGCCACGAAGAGGTTTAGGAAAAATTTGATTGAAGGAGTTAGAGATGGAGATGGTAATTGGAAGGTCCATCCGGAGGAGATAGCACCTGTTTTTGTCAGCTACTTTAACACACTTTTCTCTTCTTCGGGATATAATGGGTTTGCAAGAGTGTTGGAGTTTGTACCTAATGTTATTACAGATGAGATGAATTCTTCACTTAGTCGTGCCTTTGATGCAAGTGAAGTTCAAGTGGCTTTGAATCAAATGGCTCCTTTAAAAGCTCCTGGACCGGATGGAATGCCCCCCCTTTTCTACCAACATTTTTGGGGCACAGTAAACGATGATGTCACTTCTTCCATTTTGAGGTGGTTAAATTCAGGTACTCTACCTACTCCCCTAAACCATACTTTTATTACACTTATCCCAAAAACTAATTCTCCCGAACATGTTCACCAATACCGTCCCATAAGCCTTTGCAACgttttgtataaaattttctccaaaGTGTTAGCAAACCGTTTGAAGAAAATACTACCTCTCATCATTTCTGAACACCAATCTGCCTTTACTAAGGATAGATTAATTTCTGATAACATCATGGTGGCATTTGAGACTTTACACTGCTTGCAAAGATATAATTCTAGTAGTCATGGTTATATGGCCATTAAGCTAGATATGAGCAAGGCCTATGATAGGGTTGAGTGGCATTTCCTTGAGGGGATTATGAGGAAGATGGGTTTTAATGAAGGGTGGATTAATCTTATTATGGTGTGTGTGAGCACAGTCACTTACTCAGTTTTGGTTAATGGAGAGCCTAGTGGTTTGATTCACCCGACAAGGGGTATAAGGCAAGGAGACCCATTATCTCCTTTCCTGTTTTTACTCTGCACGGAGGGGCTCAATGGGTTGATTAAAAAAGCGGAGACGGATGGTGATATCCATGGTTTTTCCTTATGTAGGAGAGGCCCAAAACTAACACATTTgctttttgcagatgattgTCTTCTCTTTTGCAGGGCAACCATAGAGGAATGTAGGAGGGTGCTGGATATTTTGGATGCTTATGAAGAGGCTTCTGgacaaaaaattaacaaagtcAAAACAGCCCTTTTCTTTAGCAAAGCTACTGATGCTGCTATAAAGAATAACATCAAAGAAGCTTGGGGAGTTCCAGAAATCATGCAGTATGAGAAGTATTTGGGTCTACCTTCCTTTGTTGGGAAAGGGAAGAAAGCAAGTTTCAACTACATCAAGGAGCGGGTGTGGAGAAAAATTCAAGGATGGGAAGGGAAGCTACTCTCACAAGCAGGTAGGGAAGTGTTGATAAAATCAGTCATCCAAGCTATCCCAACTTACACAATGGGATGTTTCAAAATTCCTTTGGGACTATGCGATGAGATTGAAgctatgataaaaaaaatttggtgggGGCAACGAGGTGACCGgaggaaaattcattgggtaAAATGGGATGACTTAACTAAATCAAAAGCAGTGGGTGGTATGGGTTTTAGAGATCTTGCCATGTTCAACGATTCACTCCTAGCAAAACATGCTTGGCGGCTTTTGCATGACCATAACACTCTCTTCTACAAGGTCTTCAAGGCAAGGTTTTTTCCAAATACAACAATCATGGAGGCTAAGGATTCAAGATTGGGCTCTTATGCATGGAAAAGCATTCTCATTGGGAGGGATGTGATTCAAAGGGGAGCGAGGTGGCGGGTCggcaatggaaaaaaaattagagtttggCAGGATCACTGGCTGCCAAGGAAGCATCCTCCCTTGTTATCTAATTGTCCAATAGTAGATTTTGAAGACTCAACGGTGGATATCCTCATTGATCCACAAACTAGGCAATGGAATGTGGAGATGGTGGAGGGTTTATTTCATGAGGAAGAAGCGGAATTAATCATGCAAATTCCACTAGGCCGAACTGAGGCGGAGGACATTCTGTTTTGGCCTTATTCAAGCAACGGGCTGTACACCTGTAAGTCCGGATACCAATTCCTTAAAACGGAGGAAGAAATGATGGTGAGAGCTCATGACTCAGCAACAACTGAAGATACACAAGTTTGGAAGCATATATGGTCCATGAATGTGCCACAAAAAGTGAAGACTTTCTTGTGGAGGGCGTGCCGTGAAGCCATGCCAACCAAACATGCTCTGTTTCGACGCAGAATTACAGAGGATGATATATGCGTGAGGTGCCGAGCTGAAACAGAAAATTCTCTCCACGCACTGTGGTCGTGCTCTGAGCTTGATTTGGTTTGGGCAGAGCCGGAACGGTGGAGTTTTAGAGGTGAAGTACAATTCTTAAACTTCAAAGAACTTTTATCTTGGATA contains:
- the LOC126728126 gene encoding uncharacterized protein LOC126728126 codes for the protein MSCLVWNYRGLGNLRTGRELVEITRAKDPSVVFLAETLTDDARLEIVQRSIEFDHRWVVPREGRGGGLALFWKSLINLTVVDSSKYYIHAVINKDSGDEWRLTGFYGEPETARRTEAWDQLRYLNSHSNTPWLCVGDFNEIIRQDEKVGGGIRPHNQMQLFREVLDECGFMDLGYVGPKFTWARHFENGSSIWERLDRGLATNNWFLKFPGTKVHHLRCDSSDHIPLHIIFSGLEPHNRKKPFRFEEMWLSNPGCNEIVEAIWHNSSTAESSVGILQRVEKCGRDLCWWNRNVFGNVRRELDKLRNLLLKAEGVAVLSGDNTRVRQLKKDIEVLRDREATMWAQRSRLLWARQGDKNKKNFHSCATKRFRKNLIEGVRDGDGNWKVHPEEIAPVFVSYFNTLFSSSGYNGFARVLEFVPNVITDEMNSSLSRAFDASEVQVALNQMAPLKAPGPDGMPPLFYQHFWGTVNDDVTSSILRWLNSGTLPTPLNHTFITLIPKTNSPEHVHQYRPISLCNVLYKIFSKVLANRLKKILPLIISEHQSAFTKDRLISDNIMVAFETLHCLQRYNSSSHGYMAIKLDMSKAYDRVEWHFLEGIMRKMGFNEGWINLIMVCVSTVTYSVLVNGEPSGLIHPTRGIRQGDPLSPFLFLLCTEGLNGLIKKAETDGDIHGFSLCRRGPKLTHLLFADDCLLFCRATIEECRRVLDILDAYEEASGQKINKVKTALFFSKATDAAIKNNIKEAWGVPEIMQYEKYLGLPSFVGKGKKASFNYIKERVWRKIQGWEGKLLSQAGREVLIKSVIQAIPTYTMGCFKIPLGLCDEIEAMIKKIWWGQRGDRRKIHWVKWDDLTKSKAVGGMGFRDLAMFNDSLLAKHAWRLLHDHNTLFYKVFKARFFPNTTIMEAKDSRLGSYAWKSILIGRDVIQRGARWRVGNGKKIRVWQDHWLPRKHPPLLSNCPIVDFEDSTVDILIDPQTRQWNVEMVEGLFHEEEAELIMQIPLGRTEAEDILFWPYSSNGLYTCKSGYQFLKTEEEMMVRAHDSATTEDTQVWKHIWSMNVPQKVKTFLWRACREAMPTKHALFRRRITEDDICVRCRAETENSLHALWSCSELDLVWAEPERWSFRGEVQFLNFKELLSWIIKHTQLLELFAVTVWSIWNQRNRVRLNQTADAIHQIALLSKQWLAEYQARQSSPNPVPLRSQPTRCKWKPPPSGNFKINFDGAIFPTEKKSGIGVVIRDSRGLVIAACSKVVHQMLGAPEVEAMAATWALSFAADVGVNRAVLEGDSLDVIAGLREDRMVLVPYGLLLEDARFLSQHFDELRYSHTKREGNSMDAANAGRIDHTRPSPIDDSVLKLQSTHRSEAIWNGQDPGALTCRGRTEEFSNREPMVDDRVVDIIKALGLEGLLRQPGRELDHGLITALVERWRPETHTFHMPHGSTQKTWMTMCEEFLGFQPITQDQHKELHGQRILIKRLLEQVANPLPPNAEEDELHKYARCYILALLGDTIFMDKSGDRVHLMWVQQLEDLRNPRRYSWGSACLAWLYREQCRASHKETSQIGGCLLLVQYWVWARFPYLCPAIERGPPVGTYGPSARGPLYLKWAWVPNKKNRPAHIFRDRYRQQIASMLPSQLPNMLRTCFWATVGGVAAV